A stretch of the Kroppenstedtia eburnea genome encodes the following:
- a CDS encoding NAD(P)/FAD-dependent oxidoreductase: MALPKIVVLGAGYGGLMTTVGLQKELNHQEAEVTLVNLNPYHYVTTKLHEPAAGTLDPDYARVEIAGLLKQEKVRFVQDEVTRVDPENKEIHLAGREPLKYDYLVFGLGSAPETFGIKGLLENAFFIRNLNGVRQIREHIEYMFSQYNNSEEKRDELLTIVVGGAGFTGIEFVGELVDRIPELCRQFDIPREKVRLVNVEAAPTVLPGFDEELVKYAMQYLEEHGVEFRISTPIEECTPNGVVLKGGEKIDSATVVWTGGVRGNPLLEEAGIETARGRVKVDEYLRAPGHEDFFVVGDSSLIFNDEGRPFPPTAQMATQQGQHLSSNLVAQLRGGSMKPFKFESKGTLASLGRGSAIGVAFGKKMTGSTASIMKRLNDWRWFYMIGGLSLMFKKAKF, translated from the coding sequence ATGGCTCTTCCTAAAATTGTAGTTCTGGGTGCGGGCTATGGCGGATTGATGACCACGGTCGGCCTCCAGAAAGAATTGAACCATCAGGAAGCAGAGGTGACTCTGGTCAACCTGAATCCGTATCACTATGTCACCACCAAGCTCCACGAACCGGCGGCGGGCACGCTGGACCCGGATTATGCCCGGGTGGAGATTGCCGGTCTTCTCAAACAGGAGAAAGTCCGCTTCGTACAGGATGAAGTAACCCGGGTGGACCCCGAAAACAAAGAAATCCATCTGGCCGGGCGTGAACCTCTGAAGTACGATTACCTGGTGTTTGGATTGGGAAGCGCCCCGGAAACCTTCGGGATCAAGGGGCTGTTGGAAAACGCTTTCTTTATCCGCAATCTCAACGGTGTACGCCAGATCCGGGAACATATCGAGTACATGTTCTCACAGTACAATAACAGCGAGGAAAAGCGGGACGAACTGTTGACGATTGTTGTCGGGGGTGCCGGTTTTACCGGGATCGAATTTGTGGGTGAGCTGGTGGACCGGATCCCTGAGTTGTGTCGCCAATTTGACATCCCGCGTGAAAAAGTTCGCCTGGTCAACGTGGAAGCCGCCCCGACGGTCTTGCCGGGCTTTGACGAAGAACTGGTGAAATATGCGATGCAGTATCTTGAGGAACATGGTGTGGAATTCCGGATCAGCACCCCCATCGAAGAATGCACCCCGAATGGTGTGGTTCTGAAAGGCGGGGAGAAGATTGATTCTGCCACCGTCGTCTGGACCGGTGGGGTGCGGGGCAACCCGTTGCTGGAGGAAGCCGGCATCGAAACGGCCCGCGGCCGTGTCAAAGTGGACGAATACTTGCGGGCACCCGGTCATGAAGATTTCTTTGTGGTGGGAGACAGCTCTTTGATCTTCAACGACGAGGGTCGTCCCTTCCCGCCCACGGCACAGATGGCCACCCAACAGGGACAGCACCTTTCCAGCAACCTGGTCGCTCAATTGCGGGGAGGTTCCATGAAGCCCTTTAAGTTTGAGTCAAAAGGGACACTGGCTTCTCTGGGACGCGGTTCAGCGATCGGTGTGGCCTTCGGCAAGAAGATGACCGGTTCCACCGCTTCCATCATGAAACGGCTGAATGACTGGCGCTGGTTCTATATGATCGGGGGCCTTTCCCTGATGTTCAAGAAAGCAAAATTCTAG
- a CDS encoding DUF2179 domain-containing protein, translating to MMGVGEEKSLYGSVGRGSMFGVLIFIFLVQIAYVTISTIRLIVMMKGNAKLASMISFCEVFIYMLGLATVLQHMDAWYNLVVYCLGFAMGVYTGSMIEEKMAMGYVTVQVITRKEDSDLPGNLRKAGFGVTSWLGEGLSGERLVLLVLTKRRRQKELVDFVKGMDPQAFMISHEPKTFHGGFWVRRTR from the coding sequence ATGATGGGTGTGGGAGAAGAGAAATCTCTGTACGGTTCAGTGGGGAGGGGTTCCATGTTCGGTGTTCTGATCTTTATCTTTTTGGTCCAGATTGCCTATGTAACCATCTCCACGATTCGCCTGATCGTCATGATGAAAGGGAATGCCAAGCTGGCTTCCATGATCAGTTTTTGTGAAGTGTTCATCTATATGCTGGGTCTGGCTACTGTATTGCAACATATGGATGCCTGGTACAATCTGGTGGTTTATTGCCTCGGCTTTGCCATGGGGGTCTATACAGGCTCCATGATCGAAGAGAAAATGGCGATGGGGTATGTAACGGTTCAGGTTATCACACGCAAAGAAGATTCGGATTTGCCGGGAAATCTTCGCAAGGCCGGTTTTGGCGTGACCTCCTGGCTGGGCGAAGGGTTGAGCGGGGAACGGTTGGTACTGCTGGTCTTGACCAAGCGACGGAGACAGAAGGAATTGGTTGACTTTGTCAAAGGAATGGATCCCCAGGCATTCATGATTTCCCATGAGCCGAAAACCTTCCATGGCGGCTTTTGGGTCCGCCGGACACGATAA
- a CDS encoding aspartyl-phosphate phosphatase Spo0E family protein gives MDRLEEEMERLRRAMHQQAAELGLNHPAVIRLSQQLDELHNQWNRWRNPSTRPEVDNRAAYIIRRYTLQIKEAALSRA, from the coding sequence ATGGACCGATTGGAAGAGGAGATGGAACGGCTGAGAAGGGCGATGCATCAACAGGCCGCTGAACTGGGCCTCAATCATCCGGCGGTGATCCGGCTCAGCCAGCAGTTGGACGAGCTTCACAATCAATGGAACCGGTGGCGCAATCCTTCCACCCGACCTGAAGTGGATAACCGGGCCGCCTATATCATCAGAAGATATACCTTACAGATCAAAGAGGCGGCCCTCAGTCGAGCCTGA
- a CDS encoding HesB/IscA family protein, whose protein sequence is MIELSERACHKIKEMLKEEENPEEQFLRVGVKGGGCSGFTYSMGFDENISDKDTELDLNGIRVLIDRESEPLIRGLQIDYKESMMGGGFTIHNPNAIATCGCGTSFRTAKDAGVPEKC, encoded by the coding sequence ATGATCGAACTTTCCGAACGGGCGTGCCACAAAATCAAGGAAATGCTGAAGGAAGAGGAAAATCCCGAAGAGCAATTTCTCCGTGTCGGCGTCAAAGGCGGAGGTTGCAGCGGGTTCACCTACAGTATGGGATTTGATGAAAATATATCCGACAAGGATACAGAACTGGATCTGAACGGGATTCGCGTATTGATCGATCGGGAAAGTGAGCCCTTGATTCGCGGCCTCCAGATCGATTACAAAGAATCGATGATGGGCGGCGGTTTCACCATTCACAATCCCAATGCGATCGCCACCTGCGGTTGCGGCACGTCCTTCAGAACTGCCAAGGATGCCGGTGTTCCGGAGAAGTGTTGA
- a CDS encoding class D sortase — protein sequence MARGIAIILIVVGLSLVAYNGYQWWDQIRVVVQDPKLAMSIADDWDNLDKEPSKKKGTDADFKPKKGDQIGQLFIPRIGAVLPIIYGTGNEELAKGVGQYIGYGTVLPGETGHSVLAGHRETTFRRAGELKEGDKIYVKMDHHTYTYQIRKMFIVDEHDRSVIVPHDQPDMSLITCYPFNLVGSAPQRYIIRADLIDSKENE from the coding sequence TTGGCCCGAGGTATTGCCATCATTCTGATTGTTGTCGGCCTTTCCCTCGTAGCCTATAACGGATACCAATGGTGGGACCAGATCCGTGTCGTGGTTCAGGATCCCAAACTGGCGATGTCCATCGCCGATGATTGGGATAATCTGGACAAGGAGCCTTCCAAAAAGAAAGGGACCGACGCCGATTTCAAACCGAAAAAAGGGGATCAGATCGGACAACTTTTCATCCCCCGCATCGGTGCTGTCCTGCCCATCATCTATGGAACGGGTAATGAGGAACTGGCCAAGGGAGTGGGCCAGTATATCGGATATGGGACGGTCCTTCCCGGTGAAACGGGCCACTCTGTTCTCGCGGGCCATCGGGAAACCACGTTTCGGCGGGCGGGCGAGTTGAAAGAAGGGGACAAAATTTATGTGAAAATGGATCATCACACCTATACTTATCAGATTCGTAAAATGTTCATCGTCGATGAACATGACCGCAGTGTCATCGTTCCCCACGATCAGCCCGATATGTCCCTGATCACCTGTTACCCCTTCAACCTGGTGGGCAGCGCACCCCAGCGTTACATTATCCGTGCAGACCTGATTGACAGCAAGGAGAATGAATGA
- a CDS encoding YuzB family protein has product MNPMVEFCINRLTPDVEEIKEELEADPEVDVLETACLGNCEICAQSPYALVNGEIVTGEDGEELLQNIRREIKEQQKKWDDLLDLL; this is encoded by the coding sequence ATGAACCCGATGGTGGAATTTTGCATCAATCGGTTGACGCCGGATGTGGAGGAGATCAAGGAAGAATTGGAGGCGGATCCGGAAGTGGATGTTTTGGAAACCGCCTGTCTGGGAAACTGTGAAATCTGCGCTCAATCCCCTTATGCTCTGGTGAACGGCGAAATTGTCACAGGGGAGGACGGGGAGGAACTTCTGCAAAACATTCGCCGGGAGATCAAGGAACAACAAAAAAAGTGGGATGATCTTCTCGATCTGCTGTGA
- a CDS encoding NAD(P)/FAD-dependent oxidoreductase, with protein MPEEVQQNPEVTEITIIGGGPTGLFAAFYAGMRNSSVKLIESLPQLGGQLSALYPEKYIYDVAGFPKVLAQELVDQLVEQCKLFDPVFCLDEKVLSLEKNGEGIFEITTDRGVHLSRSVIITAGVGAFEPRKLKIPGAERYEGKNLHYFVKDLQQFKGKKVLIAGGGDSAVDWANMLEPIAEKVTIIHRRDQFRAHESSVQKMRNSRVHVLTPREILAVQGEERIEKVVVGDKKQALTEELEVDDVIVSFGFVSSLGPIKDWGLEIEKGSIVVNSRMETNIAGIYAAGDISTYPGKVKLIAVGFGEAPTAVNNAKQFIDPEARLQPGHSSNMKF; from the coding sequence ATGCCAGAAGAAGTTCAACAAAACCCCGAAGTGACGGAGATCACCATTATCGGGGGAGGACCGACGGGACTTTTTGCCGCCTTTTATGCCGGCATGCGCAATTCGTCTGTCAAGCTGATCGAAAGCCTGCCCCAACTGGGCGGCCAACTTTCCGCTTTGTACCCGGAAAAATATATTTATGATGTGGCCGGCTTTCCCAAAGTATTGGCACAGGAACTGGTGGATCAACTGGTGGAGCAGTGCAAATTGTTTGACCCGGTTTTTTGCCTTGATGAAAAAGTGCTCAGCCTGGAAAAAAACGGGGAAGGGATCTTTGAAATCACCACGGATCGCGGAGTGCATCTGTCCCGGTCCGTCATCATCACCGCCGGGGTGGGCGCATTTGAGCCACGGAAGTTGAAAATCCCCGGAGCTGAACGCTATGAGGGGAAGAACCTCCACTATTTCGTAAAGGACTTGCAGCAGTTTAAGGGTAAAAAAGTGTTGATCGCCGGGGGCGGTGACTCCGCCGTGGACTGGGCCAATATGCTGGAGCCCATCGCGGAAAAGGTGACTATCATCCACCGTCGCGATCAGTTCCGCGCTCATGAATCCAGCGTGCAAAAAATGAGAAATTCCCGCGTCCACGTGTTGACACCCCGGGAAATCCTCGCCGTTCAAGGAGAAGAGCGGATTGAAAAAGTGGTGGTTGGCGACAAAAAACAAGCCCTGACGGAAGAGCTGGAAGTGGATGATGTCATCGTCAGCTTCGGTTTTGTCTCCTCTCTCGGCCCCATCAAGGATTGGGGATTGGAGATTGAGAAGGGGTCGATTGTGGTCAACTCCCGCATGGAGACCAATATCGCCGGGATTTATGCCGCAGGGGATATATCCACCTATCCGGGCAAAGTGAAGTTGATCGCCGTCGGGTTTGGAGAAGCTCCCACCGCTGTCAACAACGCCAAACAGTTTATCGATCCCGAGGCCCGTCTGCAGCCGGGTCACAGCTCCAATATGAAGTTTTGA
- a CDS encoding chlorite dismutase family protein — protein sequence MRPQSGGRPPMGRPGQSAGETAPSGQQKKLPTQFVNFVFFKVDPAWRRLSREEQEEGKREYAAVVKEYQEKGVMVHSYSMVGIRSDADFMLWRIAKNVEQFQEMMTRLLHTGLGKYLEITYSYLSFTKRSMYVDKMDPEHQNPRVYIIPGMKKYLFIYPFIKTRDWYQLSYPARQGMMDEHIQVGSKYPSVKLNTTYSFGIDDQEFVVAFETDEITDFSLLVQELRETEASRYTLRDVPMFTCVHHSDVMDTLNTL from the coding sequence AATCCGCCGGTGAAACCGCCCCCAGCGGTCAGCAGAAAAAACTGCCGACCCAGTTCGTCAACTTTGTCTTCTTTAAAGTCGATCCTGCCTGGCGCCGTTTGAGCCGTGAAGAGCAGGAAGAGGGAAAGCGTGAGTACGCTGCCGTTGTGAAGGAATACCAGGAAAAAGGAGTCATGGTTCACTCCTATTCCATGGTCGGCATTCGATCCGATGCCGATTTCATGTTATGGCGGATCGCCAAAAACGTGGAACAGTTCCAGGAAATGATGACCCGGCTTCTTCACACCGGGCTCGGTAAATATCTGGAGATCACCTATTCCTATCTCTCCTTCACCAAACGGAGCATGTATGTGGATAAAATGGATCCGGAGCACCAAAATCCCCGGGTTTACATCATTCCCGGGATGAAGAAATATCTTTTCATCTACCCCTTCATCAAGACCCGGGACTGGTACCAATTGTCGTATCCGGCCCGCCAAGGGATGATGGACGAGCATATTCAAGTGGGAAGCAAATATCCCTCGGTGAAGCTGAACACCACGTACAGCTTCGGCATTGACGACCAGGAGTTTGTGGTTGCCTTTGAAACCGATGAGATCACCGACTTTTCTCTGCTGGTGCAGGAACTTCGTGAAACAGAAGCGAGCCGCTACACGCTCCGGGATGTGCCTATGTTCACTTGTGTCCATCATTCGGATGTCATGGACACGCTGAACACTCTTTAA